TGCATTACATCGAATTGTCCGTTGTGGTTCTTCTTCAGAAGTTTCAGCCGTTGTTTGCCATTGCGCTCGCTGCGTTGATCCTGAGAGAGCCGCTCACAAAACGTTTTCTCCTGCTGGCGGCATTGGCACTCGTGGGAGGGTATCTGCTTACATTCGGGGTGAAGCCCATGGCTGAATGGAATGACAAAAGTCTCATTGCCGCCCTACTCGCTCTCCTGGCGGCATTCAGCTGGGGAAGCTCTACCGTTCTTGGCAAGCACGCCCTGAAGCAGCTTTCGTTTCCAACCATGACCGCCCTTCGTCTTTGGCTGACCACTCTCGTGGCTCTGACTATCTTCCTCGCCACGCCCTCCCGCCCCAGCATACTGTCCCTCCAGACAAACCAATGGCTTATCATTCTTATCATTGCTCTGTCCACCGGGAGTGTTGCCCTTTTCATCTATTACTATGGCCTAAAACAGATACCTGCCAGCCACGCTACCCTGTATGAACTCTCCTGGCCGCTTTCTGCTGTCATCATCGATTGGTCCCGTGGAAAGATATTGGAGCCGGTCCAGATCGTTGGAGCCTTGCTCCTCATCACAGCATTCATTCTCTTGACACGCAACAGCAGGGACAACTGACTGTGTCTGGGAAAGATACATTAACCCTTCAGGATCATCGTCATAACCTCGTTTTCAATTCCATCCACGAAATGTTCTGGGGATTTGGAATGGCCTTTCACTCCACATATGCCGTTATTCCCATATTCTTGATGGAATTGGGGGCGCCGGACATCGTAATCGCTTCGGTTGCCGGGGTCTTCGTCATCATGGCTGCCGCACCTCAAATTCTCACAGCCTTTGCGGGCCGAAACATTCAGAACATGAAACTTGCGGTGATCACCGTCCACGGACTCCCAATCCCTCCTATCTTCCTGGCGGGATTTATCTTCACATTCGTGGGACCCAGGGGACCCTCCGCCTGGATGGTCTACTATATTTGCTATCTGCTTTTTACCCTTGGCCTGGGAGTGGTTTTCCCCATCTGGGCCGACTTCCTGGAGACTGTTCATCTCCCCAAAAGAAGGGGCTCTTTCTTGGGCACCTCTTTTGCCTTTAACTTCCTGGCAGGCGGGATCGGAGGGGTAACCGCAAAAAACCTTCTCGCGACGGTCCCCTTTCCGGCAAATTTTGGGTACGGTTTCCTCATCTACTCCGGATGCATCCTGACGGCGTCCCTCGTGTTTATCCCCTACCGCACCCGACAGCGTACGCGGACATCCCGGTCGGAGACCTTCAAGGAATTCTTGAAAGAAGTCAAGAATGTGCTTTCGGATGATCAAAACTTCAGGAAGTACATTATCAGCCGGATCTTCCTGACGGCAAACTATCCGGCCCTTTCGCTGTACGCTGTCTATATCCACGACAAAATTCAGTACCCCGTCAGTGAAGTGGGGATCTTCACCGCCATTACGGTGATCGTGGGAGGACTGTCCAGTTACGCAGCTGGATGGATAGGGGACAGGTTCGGTCACAAACGAACCATGGTGTTCACTTTTCTCGCGTACCTCATGGCCCTGGTTTCCAGCCTCGCAGCCCAGACATTGACCCAGGCTTACCTGGTCTTTGTCTTTCTTGGCATGGGACAGGGGGGTTTCTTTACGACATCCATGAGCCTTATTTTCGAGTTCGCCGGAGAGAGGGATAAGAAGATCTACTTCGCCCTTACGGACAGCATGACGGCACCTTTTGTTTTGCTTTTCATTGTACTTTCGGGCCTGTTGATCCCTCACCTTGGGGTTCCACCGGTGCTCATGGGGATTGGCCTGTTCATCATCGCAGGAATCCTTTCCCTTGCCATTTTTACAAGGGAACCTAAGACGCTCCGGACCCATTTGCCTCCCACGGAGACACTCTTGTAGCAATACCGTCGACAAACAAGAAATTCTTGTGGATTTTCCCGCCTCCCACACTAAATTCGCACGAACCCAGCACCAAAGATACCCATGCCTCGCCATCTCATTCTTGCAGTCATCCTCATTTCCCTCTTTGGCCTTTCCTGCAGGGAGAATCCCGAACGCCACCTGAAACTGGGAAACTGGTACTACCAGAAAGGACTGGTGGATGATGCAATCCTCGAGTATCGGGAAGCCATCCGCCTCCACCCTTCAAACCCCGGTGATTTGACGAGAGACGAATTGATCACGCTCATGAAGGCCCACTATAATCTGGCTATCGCCTACTCGAAAAAAGGGTGGTACGAATATGCCCTGAAAGAGGCAGAAAGGACCTTTGATATGTGGCCCTCAAAAGAAAATCACGAAATGGTGGAACTCCTGAAGAAGCGGCGCAGCCTCGAACGCCTGGAAATTGAGGCCAGTTCCTAGAGTTACTGCTCTTTCCCTATTCTACTGCCGGTTTTTTCCTACCACGCTCTCAACTTTGCCCAGCTTCAATCTGACGAACATCCATGGTGCTCCCAAGCCTATCCAGAGGCCTACACTCCCATAGCGCAGATAATGTAAAGGTACCGTATCGGGGAAGAAGAAGCCCAGTCCTTCCTTGATCAACAAGACACCCGCGATGCCCAGAAGGACTTTCTTCCCCTGGATGAGCCAAGCGCCGCCGCTGTCGAAACCGACATAACTTCTTTCAACCATTACGCCAGCCACGAATCCGGACACGGCAGCTCCAATCTTGATGGACATCTCATTAAGATAGATGCCCATCAACCAGAAGGACAGAAGGAAAACAAGGGCGATACCAGGGACCGTGGGCATGGCAAACTGCCGTCTTTTTAACTCGTTCATCACGTACAGGCAGATAATCAGCCAGAGAAAACCGAGTGCCCATCCTCCCACCACATCAGAGGGAAAGTGAACTCCAAGATAAAGGCGGGACAATCCTACGAGGAAGACCACCATACCGGCCAGTCCGAAGTTGCTTCTCGTCGCCCAGGCGAGATAGCCCCACAGAACGACCCCATTCTGTGCATGCCCACTGGGGAAGCCA
This portion of the Candidatus Neomarinimicrobiota bacterium genome encodes:
- a CDS encoding phosphatase PAP2 family protein, which produces MSTDRGSWWRDGAVIEFLQQFDDPTFYLIMRLFSFLGDEPFYLFALPVLFWCWDKRKAWPLAIVLGLEFYLNFVLKEAFHSPRPLGTALVEAEGFGFPSGHAQNGVVLWGYLAWATRSNFGLAGMVVFLVGLSRLYLGVHFPSDVVGGWALGFLWLIICLYVMNELKRRQFAMPTVPGIALVFLLSFWLMGIYLNEMSIKIGAAVSGFVAGVMVERSYVGFDSGGAWLIQGKKVLLGIAGVLLIKEGLGFFFPDTVPLHYLRYGSVGLWIGLGAPWMFVRLKLGKVESVVGKNRQ
- a CDS encoding EamA family transporter, with protein sequence MKTVKYLPPMAVIIAAVLWSFDGFLRQKLPTAPFGSFSALISFSFMVILLEHAVGGVIFLPILLRGWRQIKVLRQRSWISIAWVASFGGILGTVCYTAALFHMHYIELSVVVLLQKFQPLFAIALAALILREPLTKRFLLLAALALVGGYLLTFGVKPMAEWNDKSLIAALLALLAAFSWGSSTVLGKHALKQLSFPTMTALRLWLTTLVALTIFLATPSRPSILSLQTNQWLIILIIALSTGSVALFIYYYGLKQIPASHATLYELSWPLSAVIIDWSRGKILEPVQIVGALLLITAFILLTRNSRDN
- a CDS encoding tetratricopeptide repeat protein, whose product is MPRHLILAVILISLFGLSCRENPERHLKLGNWYYQKGLVDDAILEYREAIRLHPSNPGDLTRDELITLMKAHYNLAIAYSKKGWYEYALKEAERTFDMWPSKENHEMVELLKKRRSLERLEIEASS
- a CDS encoding MFS transporter, with the translated sequence MSGKDTLTLQDHRHNLVFNSIHEMFWGFGMAFHSTYAVIPIFLMELGAPDIVIASVAGVFVIMAAAPQILTAFAGRNIQNMKLAVITVHGLPIPPIFLAGFIFTFVGPRGPSAWMVYYICYLLFTLGLGVVFPIWADFLETVHLPKRRGSFLGTSFAFNFLAGGIGGVTAKNLLATVPFPANFGYGFLIYSGCILTASLVFIPYRTRQRTRTSRSETFKEFLKEVKNVLSDDQNFRKYIISRIFLTANYPALSLYAVYIHDKIQYPVSEVGIFTAITVIVGGLSSYAAGWIGDRFGHKRTMVFTFLAYLMALVSSLAAQTLTQAYLVFVFLGMGQGGFFTTSMSLIFEFAGERDKKIYFALTDSMTAPFVLLFIVLSGLLIPHLGVPPVLMGIGLFIIAGILSLAIFTREPKTLRTHLPPTETLL